In one Candidatus Ozemobacteraceae bacterium genomic region, the following are encoded:
- a CDS encoding PTS sugar transporter subunit IIB, which translates to MSRPVHFLRIDDRLIHGQVIVGWLPALGSTHILIVNDRIAADGVRQEMMGLSVPQSVTLQFCSTRDANALGAAVMETLVLVASPRDAWLCLQAGLAPSVINVGGLHARPGKTELREALHVDDDDRTHFDLIMKSGPMPVFQPTPQNDPLPLGEIL; encoded by the coding sequence ATGAGCAGACCGGTTCATTTTCTCAGAATCGACGACCGGCTGATTCACGGCCAGGTGATCGTCGGTTGGCTTCCCGCGCTCGGCTCGACCCATATCCTGATCGTGAACGACCGTATCGCGGCGGACGGCGTGCGTCAGGAGATGATGGGGCTGAGTGTCCCCCAGTCCGTGACTCTTCAGTTCTGTTCGACCCGCGATGCGAACGCGCTCGGCGCAGCGGTCATGGAAACGCTTGTATTGGTCGCGTCGCCACGCGATGCATGGCTCTGCCTCCAGGCGGGTCTCGCCCCTTCCGTCATCAACGTCGGCGGGCTCCACGCTCGTCCCGGCAAGACCGAACTGCGGGAGGCGCTTCACGTCGACGACGACGACCGTACCCACTTCGACCTGATCATGAAATCCGGCCCCATGCCGGTTTTCCAGCCCACTCCCCAGAACGACCCCCTGCCGCTGGGCGAGATTCTCTAA
- a CDS encoding PTS galactitol transporter subunit IIBC — protein MIGLVLITHGTLSQVLVETVSMIMGPQTDLTAITFSARESVETLRQKAFDAIAPYRETGCLIMTDVLGGSATNICVELLKTDNIRVITGVNLPMVMEAANHRNTTDVTALAQRAREGAMRGVIDLKAFYEERMAKKKAPSA, from the coding sequence TTGATCGGACTCGTGCTCATAACCCACGGAACGCTCTCCCAAGTGCTCGTCGAGACTGTGAGCATGATCATGGGTCCCCAGACCGATCTCACGGCGATCACCTTCTCGGCTCGTGAATCGGTTGAAACCCTGCGTCAGAAAGCGTTCGACGCGATCGCCCCCTACCGCGAAACCGGCTGCCTCATCATGACGGACGTGCTCGGCGGAAGCGCCACCAACATCTGCGTCGAACTGCTGAAAACCGACAACATCCGCGTCATCACCGGCGTGAACCTCCCGATGGTCATGGAGGCCGCGAACCACCGCAACACGACCGACGTGACCGCTCTCGCCCAGCGTGCCCGCGAGGGGGCGATGCGCGGCGTCATCGATCTCAAGGCGTTCTACGAAGAGCGCATGGCAAAAAAGAAAGCCCCGTCCGCATGA
- a CDS encoding HutP family protein, producing MEQFAFEALLYAEGRLSLGKAALLCCMVSNDLDEALVAWLAKRDIRAVITRAGGSGDNLKSKLLRNAFGAAENSGLLAVSPRNRYAITRLVEDVMRSIDSPLLDVAGGGMKIGLVTHGKDLALGMHGNLGIPGMDVDYEVSVSRTLNHYLEA from the coding sequence ATGGAACAGTTCGCCTTCGAGGCGCTGCTCTACGCGGAAGGCCGCCTGTCGCTCGGGAAAGCGGCGCTTTTGTGCTGCATGGTTTCCAACGATCTCGACGAGGCGCTCGTCGCGTGGCTGGCCAAGCGCGACATCCGCGCCGTGATCACCCGGGCCGGCGGAAGCGGCGACAACCTGAAAAGCAAACTGTTGCGGAACGCGTTCGGCGCCGCGGAAAACAGCGGCCTGCTGGCCGTTTCCCCGCGCAACCGGTATGCGATCACCCGGCTGGTCGAGGACGTCATGCGATCGATCGACAGCCCGCTGCTCGACGTCGCAGGCGGCGGAATGAAGATCGGCCTGGTCACGCACGGCAAGGATCTCGCACTCGGCATGCACGGCAACCTCGGCATTCCGGGCATGGACGTCGATTACGAAGTATCCGTTTCGCGCACACTCAATCACTATCTGGAGGCCTGA